CATACCGCCCGAAAGAACCAGGCTCCTCTGGATGATTTCGCCGGGCTTTCTCCCGAACAAATGTATCGTTTTCTGCACCTTCCCTTTTCCTCGCCGGACCTGGTCTTGTTCCCATTGCATCTCATCGCGCCTCCGGATTCTCCCATGGCGAAGCTTTTCGACTTGCTTCTCGCGGCCATAGGAGAGGACGGTCTCAAGGCGACAGCAACCGGCAATCTTCCCCTCGGTTTCGTCCGGCAATCGGCCCTTACCCATCTATCTGACGATGAGAGAGAATTTCGACCGGGTATTCGGAGCGAAACCGACTTCTTCGACCTCCATGTGACACGGGTCGTGAGCGGTTTTGCCGGGTTGGTTCGAAAGCACCGTGGCCGGTTTGTCCTGACGGGACGATGCCGCAAACTTCTGAGCCAGGGCGGGATGGCTGCTGTTTATCCTCCTCTGTTCCGTGCTTTCACAGAGAAATACAATTGGGCGTTCCGCGGTCTCTACCCGGATTTCACGATCATTCAGCAGTCGTTTCTCTTCAGCCTCTGGCTGTTTTACCGTTTCGGGAACGAATGGCGATCTCCTTCCTTCTATGAAGACCACTTCCTCAAAGCCTTTCCCGCGATTCTCTCGGAGGTGGAATCGGAACGGCACTATACAACCCCGGAAGAAATTGTTCGCTCCTGCTACACCGGGCGCTGTCTCCAGGGCTTCGCCGTTTTTACGGGCCTTCTGGATATCGAATGGGAGAAGAGGGGCATTCTCAACCGGAGTTTTAGACTGAGAACAACCGGCCTCCTGAACGAACTTGTAACCTTTCATCTGTAGAGGGCGGTCTTGAAACGGACCGGCTGCTGGAGATGACGGGTTGATTCTTGACAGATTCCCGTAGCGTGTATTCCACGCACATGTCTCACGGGACCGTCAGACCACAAGACGTCCTGCGAGCGATCACGAGAAGCTGTATCCTTCCCTCCCCGCGGTTCATTTCAAAGGGTCAATGCAAGCGCCATGTCCCGGGTTGTGGACGGGAAGGGTGCCGCCATTTCTCTGAGCTTTGCGGGGTCGAGAACATCCGTCTCGAGTTCGTCGCTGAAGGGGACATATTTCCTGAGGGACACGGCGTCGAGGAGGGCCTTCTCGGCGGCGGCGATACTGATCCCATCTGCCGTATCGAACCCGAAGAAGAGTCTGTCGGCAATCGAGGGGTACTCGATGACGCGGTCGCCGTAGCCGATCCTGTTGCGTGCCCCGCACGTGGAGTGCAGCGTGACGGCCGTGCATGTCAGGGGGACCTGGAGCAGCAGCCCGTGGTAGTTCATGGCCCATTCGCAGGAGACATATGTCGGCCTCCGGACGGAGCATGCCGCCTCCTCCACGGTGGGGGGCTGGTTCCTGAAGATCAGGGAGTTGAAATAGGAACCCTTCGCCAGTGAACGAAAGCAGCCGTCTCAGGCCATTTCCCGGGTTATCCAGCCAAAAGTTTCCAGGGGCATCCAGGAGGACTACAGGATGCCCCCGTGATCCCCCGTGATCCCGCAGGCTTCAACGGTTCCGGGAATACGGTGTATACTTTGTATATGGTCTGTTCCTTTTTGCAGGATTTGGGTTTGGCTACTCCATTATCGTGCAGGCATAGAGAACAGGCCATATCTTTAGTAAGTTTTACCGGAAACTGCGGATGTATGATATTATTTTCGCTGGAAGATCGTTTTTCCCGGGTTCATAACTGAAACCAAAGCCAGGATGACAGGAGGTGAGGGGACATGACTAAAAGGAATCTCGAGACCGGATTTGGCAGGATCTTCATGAAAAAGAAAGACCTCTATTACAGGCTCATGTTGAGCACGGGCCTGTTTTTCATTTTTCCGACCTTCGGCTTCCTTTTCTTTGCCGTGAAGTACGACATCATCCAGGACAGTTCCCTGCCGGTATTCCTTTCCGGCTTCCTCGTTTTTTCGGTTGTCGGTTTTTTTATCTTAAGGACGGTATTCACGAGGCTCACAAAGGTATCGGCGGGGCTTTCGGAGAGGGCGGCATCGGAGTTGTCCTGCTCCCAGTCGCAGGACAACCCGGACGAGCTGGGCAGCATAGTCGACACCTTCAATGCGGTGGGGGACCATCTCAGGAACACCCTTGCGGAGCTTCAGCAGAAGACGTCGGAGATATCGACGCTCAAAGAGCTTTCAGATCTCTGCTACGTGACGTTCGATACCGATGAGCTCTTCTACATTACTCTGGAACGTGCTCTGAAGCTTGTGAAGGCCGACGTGGGTTCAGTGATGATCCTTGACCGTCCGAAGCGCAAGACGTTTAGGATCAAGGCCCAAATCGGGCTTGGAGATGGGGTGAAGGTTGAAAGCGCAGTCGCTTTTGATACAAGCATAGCCAAATATGCCGTTATCAACAAATCGGCCCTTCTCGTGGAAGACATCGAAAAGGACAGCAGATTCGGGAGGAGCAATCGTTCACCGTATTCCACGAAGTCATTTATCTGTATGCCACTCAAGACAATCGGTGACATTATCGGTGTCATCAATATATCGCGCAGGAACAACGATACGGTCTTTACCCAGCACGATGTCGAGGTCCTGACACCCCTCTTAAGCAATGCCGCGTTCACCTACGAAAACATCCGGCTTTTCAAGGAGAACGAACTCGGGAACGAAATCGTGAGAATGACGATCAACATGTTCAAAACTATCAACTCGAGCCTGAAAGACAGCGAGCTCATCTACGCTATCCTGCACGAGATCCAGTCGATTATGACCTACAACCTTGCTGTTATTCTCACCTGCGACGACAACAGACCCGACGAACTCACGGTTTTCGACTTTTCATCAAAAGAGTCCACCGATTTGTCGAGGGAGATGAACTTCAACTATCGGGGTACGATCTTCGACAAGGTCATGCAGCAGGGGACCACGCTCCTCCTGGAGGATGTGGAGTGCCTGACGGAGCCTGTTGAAAAGAAGATCTTCTGTGATAAGTTCGCCCAATCCGCCATCGTGACCGCCCTTCGGGTGAGCGGCGAGGTCAAGGGCGTGATGGTCCTGTGCGCACCGAGTCTTGCCGACCTGGATAAGGGAGCGCAGTTTATCGATGTGGCGAGGGACAGCGTGGCATTTGTCGTCGAGCGCATACGGCTGTCGGCTTCTGTATCGAGGAGGAACCAGCAGCTCGATACGCTTAAACAGATCGGAAGTTCCCTCGCGGCATCGACATTCAATATCGATGAGGTTCTGAAGTACGCTATGGATATGATACGGGGAACAATGGAGGTGGAAGCCGGCTCCCTGTTCCTTGTCCGCAACGGTGAGCTGGAATTCAAGATCACCTTCGGCGTCGATGTCGCCGTACTCGAGGGATCGACGATCAAGCTGGGACAGGGCATAGCGGGATATGCAGCCGCGCAGGGGAAATCCATCATGGTGAACGATGCTCAGAATTCGCCCCATTTTTTTCCTTCGATAGACATGACCACAGGGTTCAAGACAAGATCCGTCCTGTGTGTTCCCATGATATCTCAAGGGAAAGTGATGGGCATCATAGAGCTGCTGAACAAACAGAGCGGAGATTTCGTCAAAAGCGATGAGGATCTCCTGCGGTCGATTATTTCGTCACTGGTGGTTGCTGTTGAGAACTCGCGGCTCTATGCGGAAACAGTTTCCATGGCAGAGCACGAGCGCGGTATTCGCCAAATATTTCAGAAGTTTGTGCCGTCGGAGGTGGTCGACAAGATCATCCACGCCGAGGCAGCCGGCGCTTCGCCGGTCAATGAATTCAGGTCCCTGACATTCCTCAATATCGATATAAGAGGGTTTTCGAAGCTGGCCAAGAACATAGGTCCGCACAGGACGGTTCCCATGATAAACTATTTCTTCTCCGTCATGGGAGAAATAGTTTTCAGGCACCAGGGGATCGTTGACAAATACCTCGGAGACGGTTTTCTGGCGTTATTCGGAGCGCCGATTTCTAATATTGCCGATGCCGACAATGCCATCTTCGCTTCACTTGAGATGAAGTCGTCCATGAAAGATGTGAGCGATTATTTCCTCAAGGAGATAGGGGTGCCGCTGTCAATGGGCATATCAATACACACCGGTGATGCCGTCATAGGGAACATAGGCTTCGATAAGAAAATGGACTATACGGTGATCGGTGATGCCGTCAACACTGTTTTTAGATTGCAGTCCCTCGCGAAGCCATTCCCGAACGGCATTCTGATCAGCGACAGAACGCGCAAGGCCGCCCAGTACAAACTTGATTTGAAGGAAGTCGGAGAATATGAGATCGACGCGGCACTGGAAAAAGTGAAGGTCTATGAGGTGCTGGATTACCTGAGGGCTTGACCCACGGAACAGGCGGGGGACGTTCGGGTTTAATAATAAAATAACTACCGCTCTGATGCCCCCTTCGCGTTATTCACCAGGGCCCTGCGCCGGGCAGGGGCATCCCCGTTCCCAACTCGTATTCTCGGCAGGCGCGTGAACTCATGGCAGGACGTGGACGGGGTGCTCCGCATCCGCGGTGAGCATGGCCGTGAAACGAGGGCGGAAACTGATTGAGGAAAGAGGATACAGCTTCCCGTGACCGCCGGCAGGACAGGAAAAACCTGAGAATGGGGTGTCCCCAAAGGTCCTTTCTCCTCGTTGCCATGCCATAAGTCTACTTGCTATCCGATAACGCCGAAGTTCAACGGGAGCCGGACTTGTCTGCGATCCGATGCAATGACTTCTCATGCCCCTTGGCCGCGAGTTCCTGTTCTATCCTGTCAGACAGGAAGACCTTGACCAGAGACTGGTAGGGTACGTCGCGCTTGTTTGCCAGAAGCTTCAGTTCTTCAAGCATGGATTCAGGAAGACGGAGAGAGATCGTTTTCACGGAGGGTTTCAGGTTGGCAAGCGTGAGTCTTCGTGCCTTCTTCCAGTCAACGTATTCCGTGGAATCGTGACTCCTCCAGAAATCTCTTTCCTCTTCTTCAGTCTTGAACCGGGGGATCTTCTTCATGGGTTTGATAGGACCTCCTTTCTTTCCTGTTCATGTCTCTCGCAGATATGATCCGTACCTTGTCCCTGTGAACCGTGAAGACCAGAAACAATAGCCTGCCGGAGTCCGTCTGGCCTAACACGTAGAAGCGGTTTTCCTTCTCCGAGTGCTTTTCGTCGTCACCGGACACAACGGGAATATTGAAGAATACTTGTTCGCATTCAACCGGTGTCACGTTGTGCCGTGTTTTGATATTCTCTGAATTGTGCCTGTCCCATTCGAACCCGGTGCACTTCAGGAGAAGGTCAGATATCATGGTTAAAGTATATCTCTATAATATACACGTGTCAACTGGCGAAGGTCTTCAGTTTCCTGGGAGAATAAGGCAGAGGCATTACCGGGAGTAAAAGATTGAGGCTCGCGCGAAAGAGCTATTAACCTATTGGCGAGTGTCTCTCTGGCTGCTGGTTAAGGAGGCATCGGTGGAACTTTAGGAACGCCCTTCTCATCTTCACATTCTCTCTTCTACCAAGCCTGAACGAGTAATGATGGCTGTCGGTGGTATCAGGCAGATGCTATTCCTTAGGGCACCCGCGGGACACAGGATGTCCCGTAGGCCCCCCAGGGCTCTCCGCGGAAGAAACGAATCCAACGGGGGGGGATTCGTCACATTTTCTTTTCGGCTTGCCCCTGGTCCTGTTAGGGTATAGACCGGTCTTCGAGACGTCCCGGGATGAAAAGTGGAAAAACGCAGCCTCAAATGGATAGAACTCACAAGGACCTTCGCGATGTTCTTTGTCGTGCTGTGTCATTCCAGTGACATGGTTTCTTTTCGGGAGGACCCGTGGCGGGCGGCTGCGGTTTCATCGGCGGTCCGTTTTGCGGTCCCCCTTTTCTTCATCATCTCCGGATACCTGGCCGGTGGGGGTCTTCCGTCCGGGAAAGGCAAGACTGCCTTCGCCGGCACTCTCAGGCACAGGAGCGCCCCGATCATTGTCAACTTCCTCGCATGGAACATCATTTACATGTTCCTGGTGAAGATCTTTTTCGGCGCACCCTTGTGGTCTTTCAGCTCCCTGTGGAACATTGCCACCGGGTATGTCCATCTCTATTTCATTTTTGTCCTCCTGCAGCTTCTCCTCCTTCACGGGTTGGTCAGCCGGTTTCTCAAGGGACGAGCCGGCAATGCGATCATCGCTTTTGCGGCGATCCTGTCGATTGTCTTCTACGTAATATCGGACACCCTGCTGTGGACGAGAGGGGCCGACGGTTATTTCTTCGAATGGCATTGGGGCAAGTTGTTCGCTGCCTGGTCTTTGTTCTACTTCTGGGGCGTGTGGCTTGGCGACCGGACCACTGTGATCGAAAGAATGTCGCGGTCTGTCATTCCTCTCGTCGCGGCAACTGCCATATCCTTCATACCCTACGCCGTCGAGACCCATGTCCAATTACAGGTTTATGGATACACTCCTCGGGGCTATTTCCTGGCGGGCGGCCTTGCCTTCCAGTTCCTCTGCGCCAATCTCGTTCTCGCCTCAGCCTACCGGCTGATCGCCCTCAAGAGAACTAACCGGCTGACGGATGCGATGGTCGGGTCCGGCGCCGATACGTACGGCATATACCTTTGCCATTATGCGTTCGTCATGGCCATGGGATATTTGCAGGCATACCTCCCTATTCCCTTGCCACCTGTGCTTGCGATCCTTTTGATCGCCGTCATCGCCTGGACCGCAAGCCAGGGCCTTGTCAGAGTTCTTGGCTCGCCGCGTTTCAGGGCTGTCAATCTTGTGTTGTTTCGTATGGAGAGAAAAGGGCTCAGGGGTTAGGATCCGCCCTGAGCCCTTTTCTCTCATTTCCGCGCTGTCTGAGTTCCCGGGGTATACGCGTTCTCATTTTGTACAGAGCATTCCAGGATCGTCAGAACTATTCCCGAAGGAACTGGAAAAGGCGGTCAAGGACACGGAGAAGACGGAAACGGAAAGGATCGAGTTCAAATTGAAACATGAGATGCAATTGATCCAGAAAGAGACGGAGGGAGAGCAGAAGCTCCACGAGTAGGCGGTGGAGGCATTGCAGTCAAAGATTAGGGAGCAAGAGGAACTGATACGGCAGCTGACGCAAAAGGCGGACGAATCGGTACAGCAGGTCCAGACCATAGCCGTGAAGGCAATTGAAGGCGCATCGGCACAGCGGATCGTGACGGAGAGAGTGAAGGAAGCCTGAGTGCCGACGCTGGTTTGAGGAACTACAGTATGACTGTATTTGCTTTCCCGTTTCAATGTGCTACAATTGTAACAGAGGTGAATAACATGAGCATAGCGATCCGTATAGACGATGAATTGTACAATGCGGCCAGGAAGAGCGCGGAAGCCGAAAGCAGGACCGTTCCCCTGCAGGTGGCTTACTGGGCCCGGATCGGAAAAGCTGCCCTGGACAACCCGGACCTTCCGGGTGAGTTGATCCGGGACATCCTGGCAGCGAAGAAGCAGGGCGAGTTCGAGCCCTTCGAATTCCGCTCTGAAGAATGAACATTGTCCAGTCGCCATATTTCAGGCGTGTCTACAGGAAGCTTCACCGTAATCAGGCCAAGCCGGTCAACGACGCGATCAGGCATATCATGTCGGATCCAACATGCGGCGAAGAGAGGAAGGGTGATCTGGCTGGTGTACGGGTATACAAATTCCCTGTCCTTGACCAGCAGTTCCTTCTGGCCTATGGGTATGATGAACAGGCGCTCTTCCTCCTTGGTCTGGGCGTCCATGAGAACTTCTATCGGGAGCTGAAGAGATGAGGAGGCTACCAGGGGGCCAAGGGGGCAGGGGACTCTTGGGGATGTCCCTCGCATTCTCACATTCTCATGCCGGAAATGCCGCCTTCGATGTGCAGCAGATTCCGTCGCCTCCATACATAATAAAAATAGCGGAAAACTATCATCCGTCTGGCATCACATAAACTCGACTGACCCCGGCAAAGAGGGTAATCGGTTTCACATGCCCGGAGAATGGCTGTACGGCCCAGGCCAGTAGCCGCTTTCCATTGCTTCCTGTACTTCATATCCATTGAGGAGATCACAGCCCGGGCCCTGGGAACGTATCTTCGTTGAAAGATCATTGAGCAGGTTCGGATCATTTCCAAGTTCCTTGAATATCGTGATGCTTCCCTCGACGGTGTAGGTGATCTCAGCCTGGCTGTTGAATGTGTAGCTGCTCGCGCCACCACGCCCTCCACGTTGTGCCATCACATCGCTTACAAGGTCGCGGCAATCACGCTGTCCGAAGACGTACGGCAGGTCGCGGCCTTCCCAATTGTCTATGACACGCTGCATTTCCCGGTATTGGGTCATGGTTATGTCATATTCGCGGTACAGGGTCCATTGATGATCGGTATCGTCGTTGACACGCCCTTTCCACACAGGTGAGTATACCGCTGGAGCGAAGCCCTTGGTTTCCGTAGCGCCATCGGATCCCGAGAGTTGAACCCATGTATGGGGTATTCCTTCCAGATCGTAATAGACTCGTGCCTTATAGCCACCCATGATCATCCCTCCTTTTTTCTGTGCAGTCCGGGGGGGGGTAAGTCATGGGTGATGATGGACATACCACTGCCAGACTACGGGGTACAGGGGCAACAATACGACTGCCGTGCAGATCACGGTGCCAAGGATCGCGAGAGCCCGACGGGGTTCACGCAACAGGATAGCTTTCATCCCGTGATAGAGTCCGAGACAGGCCAGCACCCATGCCGGGATGGCCAACACCCACAGGAACAGGAACATCCCGACAGGGTTCAACCCGACGAAGCATAAGAGAACCGACCAAAGCGCAAAAAGCATGGAACGAAAGGCGCGATCTTTTTCCAAGAACTCCTCCTGAACGAACTCTTCCTACCCCTTACCGGACCCAGGTATGAGAGTATTACTTCCGGGAAGGGAAAAAAGACTCAAAACTGTTCAGTGGGGGTAAAAAAGCCAACAATAACCTACTGGGTCAGAGAAGCAAGAAAAGGAAGACTTTCTTTGGTAGGCACTGCAAAGAAAGCTCTATCAGAAACGGAAATAGAATTAGCCAGAGTCAAAAGAGAACTTGCCCAGGTTGTAAAATCCGCTCAACCTCGAACACCTTTTGCCCTTGTGCCGGATTCGGTGTTCGATTAAAACGGATTACCTACCCTCCCTGCCACACATGATAGACTGCGGATAACCTTGGGGATGCCCTATACATCTTCACGTTCTGTCGTTTTCCGAACCCCCCCGATGATCGCAGAAGGCCTTCTCGGGGCGGCATCTTGCTTCATCCTGGGGTTGATCATGACAACATCAACTGGCAGGCTAGAGGTCCCGCCTTGAGAAAGTGAAAATGTAAAGGGCATCCCCGTTCCCAACTCGTATCCTGGCGTGGTCTTGTCCTCCTTTTACAAGGTGAATTGTCCGACCACGTCGTGCAGATCCCGGGATAGCCCGGCTAATTGGGAAGCGGCATTCGCATTGTCCTGGATCTGCCGCGCGGTTTCGGCCATGACCTCGGATATCTGCTGTATGTTGTTGGCTATTTCGTTTGTCGTCGCTGTTTGCTGTTCCGATGCGACCGCAATCTGATTTATCTCTGTTGTCACCACATTAACCTGATTCAATATGTCGTGAAGCGCATCCCCCGACTTGGTGGCCTCAGTCGCTCCGCGCCGGGCCTCGGACACTCCCTCCTGCATAGAATTGACGGCATTTTTTGTTTCGGTTTGCATTGCTATGATCGTCTCGCTTATTTCCTTGGTTGCATGGGAAGTCCTTTCCGCGAGCTTTCTGACCTCATCGGCAACGACGGCGAAACCTCTGCCATGCTCGCCGGCCCGCGCTGCCTCGATGGCCGCATTCAAGGCAAGCAGGTTCGTCTGGTCGGCTATTTCATTGATAAGGCCCACCACGGCACCTATCTGTTCTGAACGCATGCCGAGGCTCTCAATGATTTGAGCGGAGTCCCTCACCCGTTCGTTGATGGAGTTCATAACGGATATCGTTCCTGTAATGATCTCTTCCCCGGTTCGAGCGGAATTATTGGCATTTTCAGAACTTCCTGCAACCCGTACGCAGTTTTGTGCTATTTCGGAGGAAGTCGTAGACATCTCTTCGCTCGCGGTCGCGACCGAATTGACCTGGCTCGTGGCCTGTTCGATGCCCGCAGCCATTTGCTCTGCGCCGTTGTCGAGCATTGCCGCAGCATCTGAAACACGGTTGCTGCTATCCGCTACCCGGGATATTGTATGATGCAGGGTTCCAACGAAATCATTAAAAATTCGCGCCATTGACCCTATTTCATCCTGTGAGATTGTCTCTATTCGTTTTGTAAGGTTCCCCTGGGAGATATCCCCGATCATTTGCACGGTCTTGTTAATGGGTTCAAGGATAACTCGTGTGGTAAGCACGGTGGCCAGGATAGAGACTATTATGGCTATGACAAGGACAATGATAGACAACGCGAACACACGGCGGTAGCTGGCAACGGAAGATTTGTAATTCGATTCACTCCGCTTGTCTTCCTGGTTCATCATTTGAGTGAGATTCTTGTTCAGCACCTGGAATTTATCGTCTGTTGTTCCCATGAACATTGTTGCGGACGCGATATCGACGGACGCGACGTCAATAACACCTTCTACCGGTTTGTTGTATTCTCTAAGGTTGTTGAGGAGTAAGCCATAGATCTTTTTTTCCTCCGCTCCTATATTACTCCGTTTCAGGTGATTCTCGACATCCGTGATGGCCTTTTGAAGCGTCGCCAGTTGTGTTTTTCCCAGTGCCTCCACTTTATCTTTGTTATAATTCGAATTTGCCCAACTCAACACTTTATAGATATTGGCGTGCACATTCGTGAGTTCGTCCTTTAGTTTGGAGGCTTTTTGATAGTTGGCAAACGTATCGTGATACATGTCATCCATGGCACTTTTCTGATTCATCATCCCGAGATATGCAACAACCCCAAATACGATCAACATGGCGAGGACAACCATGGGCGAGAACAAGATCTTTCTTGATAACTTAAGGTTCACGAAATAGTGTTTCACATCTCCCTCCTTCCAGAGGTAAAAATGGCAGAATGCCCCATTGACATTCTGCCATTATCGTTTGTACGGTGTTTCCGAGATATTTTATTTCTTGTAGATGCCGCATCCGAAAGCATAGCCATCGACCTTCTCCACATATGTGGTCTTGCTATCGACCTTCTTGGTTACCGGGTTCGTCCACTTGTAGTCGACCCACCCGCTCCCTTTTTCATTTGCGGTCTTTATGATCTCTTTCATGAAGAACTTGCCATCGGCATCCTTCAACTCGGACATGTCTTTCCCTACGAGCCTGGCATTGCCGCCGTGAGCAAAGACCTTACCTTTTGAATCGACGACAAATATGTAGAGATCGCCTTTCGTGAACTGCCCCTTTGGATTTGTGAATTCCGCGAATGCTTTGTCCTTACCGTTGGCTTTGTAGAACGCCGCACCTTTCTGGATGAGTGTCTTAGCATCAGCCTGACCTGCCGCATAGGTATCCGACATTGCAAGGCCCAGGAAAAAACAGCACACCATTACCACCCACAACACCTTTCTCATTTCAACCCCTCCTTAAATAATTTGGTGTTCCAGTTCCGGCACTATTCACCCGGAATGTTGGAAACGAACTCCGCTTCGAACTAATTATCGGCAGATTAAGCAGAACATTAATAATAATCTGCAAAGGGGCAGGTGGGGGACTTGACGAACCCCAGCATACTGAAACCTTCAATGGGTAATAACTTAAGCCCCTCGTGGGGGAATCTAACCCACGGGGGCCGAGAAAGACATTCGTTAAAAAGTAAGGAATTCGGGACCGCCCTGCATGTTTGTCAGTATGTCTTATTGGTTACAACACATCGAGACAGTCATGTGTTATCTCGCCGAAGGCGATAAGGAGGAAAACTGCGGACAGCATTCCGCGCACAATACGGTTTTCATTCATGTGCCCTCCGGGGCGTAAAAGCCAGTCTGCCCGAAAAACGGGTTATCTTCTGTCTGTTTCTATCACGTTTAGCATGGCCATGTCATTATCTTCTGCCTGTCCTGACCAGTTGCATCATAGTTATATGTTACCGGTCCTTCCCTCGTGTACCCGAATGCTCCTGCCCCTCATCCCGGAAGAAGAGGGCGGCTGTCCACAGGGCGGAGAAGGTTCCGATAAAGGCGCCGAAAACGATGTCGCTTGCGTAGTGATCCGTCACAACAATACGGCTGAGGCCGATGAGTGTGGCGAGTGCGATAAAATAACCCGCATACCGCCGGA
This portion of the Syntrophorhabdaceae bacterium genome encodes:
- a CDS encoding BrnA antitoxin family protein, which codes for MKKIPRFKTEEEERDFWRSHDSTEYVDWKKARRLTLANLKPSVKTISLRLPESMLEELKLLANKRDVPYQSLVKVFLSDRIEQELAAKGHEKSLHRIADKSGSR
- a CDS encoding GAF domain-containing protein — its product is MTKRNLETGFGRIFMKKKDLYYRLMLSTGLFFIFPTFGFLFFAVKYDIIQDSSLPVFLSGFLVFSVVGFFILRTVFTRLTKVSAGLSERAASELSCSQSQDNPDELGSIVDTFNAVGDHLRNTLAELQQKTSEISTLKELSDLCYVTFDTDELFYITLERALKLVKADVGSVMILDRPKRKTFRIKAQIGLGDGVKVESAVAFDTSIAKYAVINKSALLVEDIEKDSRFGRSNRSPYSTKSFICMPLKTIGDIIGVINISRRNNDTVFTQHDVEVLTPLLSNAAFTYENIRLFKENELGNEIVRMTINMFKTINSSLKDSELIYAILHEIQSIMTYNLAVILTCDDNRPDELTVFDFSSKESTDLSREMNFNYRGTIFDKVMQQGTTLLLEDVECLTEPVEKKIFCDKFAQSAIVTALRVSGEVKGVMVLCAPSLADLDKGAQFIDVARDSVAFVVERIRLSASVSRRNQQLDTLKQIGSSLAASTFNIDEVLKYAMDMIRGTMEVEAGSLFLVRNGELEFKITFGVDVAVLEGSTIKLGQGIAGYAAAQGKSIMVNDAQNSPHFFPSIDMTTGFKTRSVLCVPMISQGKVMGIIELLNKQSGDFVKSDEDLLRSIISSLVVAVENSRLYAETVSMAEHERGIRQIFQKFVPSEVVDKIIHAEAAGASPVNEFRSLTFLNIDIRGFSKLAKNIGPHRTVPMINYFFSVMGEIVFRHQGIVDKYLGDGFLALFGAPISNIADADNAIFASLEMKSSMKDVSDYFLKEIGVPLSMGISIHTGDAVIGNIGFDKKMDYTVIGDAVNTVFRLQSLAKPFPNGILISDRTRKAAQYKLDLKEVGEYEIDAALEKVKVYEVLDYLRA
- a CDS encoding HAMP domain-containing methyl-accepting chemotaxis protein, coding for MKHYFVNLKLSRKILFSPMVVLAMLIVFGVVAYLGMMNQKSAMDDMYHDTFANYQKASKLKDELTNVHANIYKVLSWANSNYNKDKVEALGKTQLATLQKAITDVENHLKRSNIGAEEKKIYGLLLNNLREYNKPVEGVIDVASVDIASATMFMGTTDDKFQVLNKNLTQMMNQEDKRSESNYKSSVASYRRVFALSIIVLVIAIIVSILATVLTTRVILEPINKTVQMIGDISQGNLTKRIETISQDEIGSMARIFNDFVGTLHHTISRVADSSNRVSDAAAMLDNGAEQMAAGIEQATSQVNSVATASEEMSTTSSEIAQNCVRVAGSSENANNSARTGEEIITGTISVMNSINERVRDSAQIIESLGMRSEQIGAVVGLINEIADQTNLLALNAAIEAARAGEHGRGFAVVADEVRKLAERTSHATKEISETIIAMQTETKNAVNSMQEGVSEARRGATEATKSGDALHDILNQVNVVTTEINQIAVASEQQTATTNEIANNIQQISEVMAETARQIQDNANAASQLAGLSRDLHDVVGQFTL
- a CDS encoding acyltransferase, with amino-acid sequence MEKRSLKWIELTRTFAMFFVVLCHSSDMVSFREDPWRAAAVSSAVRFAVPLFFIISGYLAGGGLPSGKGKTAFAGTLRHRSAPIIVNFLAWNIIYMFLVKIFFGAPLWSFSSLWNIATGYVHLYFIFVLLQLLLLHGLVSRFLKGRAGNAIIAFAAILSIVFYVISDTLLWTRGADGYFFEWHWGKLFAAWSLFYFWGVWLGDRTTVIERMSRSVIPLVAATAISFIPYAVETHVQLQVYGYTPRGYFLAGGLAFQFLCANLVLASAYRLIALKRTNRLTDAMVGSGADTYGIYLCHYAFVMAMGYLQAYLPIPLPPVLAILLIAVIAWTASQGLVRVLGSPRFRAVNLVLFRMERKGLRG
- a CDS encoding cache domain-containing protein, encoding MRKVLWVVMVCCFFLGLAMSDTYAAGQADAKTLIQKGAAFYKANGKDKAFAEFTNPKGQFTKGDLYIFVVDSKGKVFAHGGNARLVGKDMSELKDADGKFFMKEIIKTANEKGSGWVDYKWTNPVTKKVDSKTTYVEKVDGYAFGCGIYKK
- a CDS encoding BrnT family toxin, whose product is MISDLLLKCTGFEWDRHNSENIKTRHNVTPVECEQVFFNIPVVSGDDEKHSEKENRFYVLGQTDSGRLLFLVFTVHRDKVRIISARDMNRKERRSYQTHEEDPPVQD
- a CDS encoding SEC-C metal-binding domain-containing protein, which gives rise to MNNMAGQKPKTGTPKCGICGKQGKLRKTECCGNWICDDEAEYIPFSYERNSCSRNHQRYTLCGFHYAEGHRGHWKDCPECRKEFETEMYVWYGTNEYNFEKLDNPPAYRPTKCAICGRVIRLGTDNFTQSGGDYWCERCADKKLAKEFADRQEASTEGAAVTPKRVKIGRNDPCPCGSGKKYKRCCYGKQTAPASEEVRPVGALDELRHAVQDREFGSLEEAQVFIEGHTARKNQAPLDDFAGLSPEQMYRFLHLPFSSPDLVLFPLHLIAPPDSPMAKLFDLLLAAIGEDGLKATATGNLPLGFVRQSALTHLSDDEREFRPGIRSETDFFDLHVTRVVSGFAGLVRKHRGRFVLTGRCRKLLSQGGMAAVYPPLFRAFTEKYNWAFRGLYPDFTIIQQSFLFSLWLFYRFGNEWRSPSFYEDHFLKAFPAILSEVESERHYTTPEEIVRSCYTGRCLQGFAVFTGLLDIEWEKRGILNRSFRLRTTGLLNELVTFHL
- a CDS encoding type II toxin-antitoxin system RelE/ParE family toxin yields the protein MNIVQSPYFRRVYRKLHRNQAKPVNDAIRHIMSDPTCGEERKGDLAGVRVYKFPVLDQQFLLAYGYDEQALFLLGLGVHENFYRELKR